A portion of the Toxoplasma gondii ME49 chromosome VIIb, whole genome shotgun sequence genome contains these proteins:
- a CDS encoding aspartyl proteinase (eimepsin), putative (encoded by transcript TGME49_262940~Signal peptide predicted by SignalP 2.0 HMM (probability 0.978) with cleavage site probability 0.773 at residue 19): MRLFHTIACLAVCCCPAFAAKARSKHMVRERVAEQEIFAQTGSVEESLFHKPEFNVLLKNRYQETGLKDFISRLLEHHGALATGKHDAAQKAHQELLNFHNSQYFGEIQVGTPPVSFIVVFDTGSSNLWIPASECKQGGCVPHTRFDPKTSSTYLPINAGAGEPAIAFIQYGTGACVLRMAKDTVSIGGIRVQNQTLGLALQESVHPFADLPFDGLVGLGFPDVAGEEGLPPDALPLVDSMMKQKLLKRNAFAVYMSEDLNQPGEITFGSVNPRHTFEGHKPQWFPVISLDYWEVGVHGLRLNRKSLGFCERTRCKAAVDTGSSLITGPSKVINPLLKSLNVAEDCSNKGNLPTVTFILEDTAGRLVKFPLKPSDYLVEEVDSQGRLVTCVAGFIPMDVPAPRGPLFVLGNSFIRKFYTIFDRDHMMVGFMRANHNGSGPSMKESSGSSTSIYWAALLGVMSLCVRATV, from the exons ATGAGGCTGTTTCACACGATTGCATGCTTGGCTGTCTGCTGCTGCCCAGCGTTTGCGGCAAAGGCACGATCGAAACACATGGTTCGCGAACGTGTAGCAGAACAAGAGATTTTCGCACAAACGGGGTCCGTAGAGGAATCTCTGTTCCACAAACCCGAATTCAATGTGCTGCTGAAAAATCGTTACCAAGAAACCGGTCTTAAGGATTTTATatctcgtcttctcgagcATCATGGGGCCCTGGCGACCGGCAAACACGATGCTGCCCAGAAGGCCCACCAGGAGCTACTCAACTTTCATAACAGTCAATACTTCGGAGAAATCCAAGTTGGGACGCCTCCTGTTTCGTTTATTGTG GTTTTTGATACCGGATCCTCAAACCTCTGGATACCCGCATCTGAGTGCAAACA AGGTGGTTGTGTGCCGCATACCCGCTTTGATCCAAAAACTTCCTCTACTTACCTACCGATAAATGCTGGTGCTGGGGAACCAGCCATCGCCTTTATCCAG TACGGGACAGGTGCATGTGTTCTTCGGATGGCGAAAGATACGGTGTCCATTGGAGGGAT ACGAGTGCAAAATCAAACCCTCGGCTTAGCCCTTCAGG AGTCCGTGCATCCGTTCGCCGATCTGCCGTTCGATGGCCTCGTTGGCCTCGGTTTCCCTGATGtcgcaggagaagaaggccttCCGCCCGACGCTCTTCCCCTCGTGGACTCAATGATGAAGCAA AAACTACTTAAAAGAAATGCGTTCGCCGTATATATGAGTGAAGATTTGAATCA GCCTGGAGAAATAACG TTCGGCTCCGTAAACCCTCGACATACGTTCGAAGGCCACAAACCCCAGTGGTTCCCCGTGATATCTCTGG ACTACTG GGAAGTTGGAGTTCATGGCCTACGCCTCAATAGAAAGTCTCTAGGCTTTTGCGAACGCACTCGGTGCAAAGCGGCCGTGGACACGGGTTCAAGCTTG ATCACCGGCCCCTCGAAAGTGATTAACCCTCTCCTAAAATCGCTAAACGTGGCTGAAGACTGTTCAAACAAAGGCAATCTCCCAACG GTCACATTTATTCTTGAGGACACTGCCGGACGTCTCGTTAAGTTCCCACTGAAACCATCTGACTATCTAGTCGAGGAAGTCGACTCT CAAGGAAGATTGGTCACTTGCGTAGCTGGCTTCATACCAATG GATGTTCCTGCTCCTCGTGGtcctcttttcgttcttgGGAATTCGTTTATCAGGAAGTTCTACACAATTTTTGATCGGGATCACATG ATGGTTGGATTCATGAG AGCCAACCACAACG GAAGTGGCCCATCAATGAAAGAATCATCCGGGAGCTCAACCAGCATCTATTGGGCAGCACTGCTCGGCGTTATGAGCTTGTGCGTCAGAGCGACCGTTTGA